The genomic interval CCCATATTCCACTGCGATCACGGGAATATGCGTCTTCTGCTGCAGCACGTCCGGCTTCAGCCCAGAAGAGCCAACGGTCTTGAAGATGACCTGCGGGGCAGGATCAAGCGCCATAATCAGCTCCGGATTGTCCCGTCCCAGATGTTGCCCGAAAAGAGGCAAGCTCTTATAGGCAGGGTTCACCAGTGCGTAGGGACGCGAGTCAAAAGGCGATTTGCGTTTCTCCATTCCGTCTACCCCGACAACACGATCTTCGACGCCAAGATAAGTGAGAAGCCGCAAGCAGCCTGCACCGGAGCAAATCACATGATCAACCTTGTCTGGAATATCGTGCACGACGCCCAAGGCATCTTTGACGATACGTGCAGAAGCAGGAAGACTGAAAGAAACAAGCGCCAAGGCGCTGGCAAATAGATATCGAATTTTCATGACATGACCATTTTCAAGGAATGGGGAAGAAAATTCACACAGATTCCGAGGCTGTCAGTAGCCAGAGTCCAAGGGAACGTTCCGGCATGAGGCAAGCGCCCCGTGGCAGCAGGCAGGCCAAAAACGACACCAGTTTGAAAAAAGGAATACAAAAAAGACCTTCCTTCTGGAGCACCCCGCCCAGATCTGAATGAGTGGAATGTCGGCAGGTCTCCTGGCTCACAGGTCAATATGCTTTTCTACCTTCCCGGCTCGAACCAGTGGTAAAAGAGAAAAGCATTCTCTGTTTACAGTTGCGGGGGCAGCTCCGGATTCACGACAAGGCACACGTCTTGCCACACACCGGATTCCCTTTTCATTCCTTTTGGAAACCGACACCTAATTTCTGTTGCAATTGCCTTGACCTGTCAATTGACAGATCAGCGCAGTCTCTCCTCGCCGCACAAGGCATCAATAATAAAGGTCAAGGATCACCTTTCACGTTCCCTTCTTGCTCTGTATGAAGAGGATCGGAGTTGAAAATGAAGGGCTTTTCGGAGTCTGCTTACGCTTGTTCAAACACCCCCTCGATTTCATCGAAACGACAAAGACAGGGTTTGGATCGCTAAGCACTCAAAACAGATGCTTCCTCTTGTGAAATATCTGATTTACTGGAGATTTTTTTAATTCTAAAAATAAAAGTCAGGAAAAACAGTAATATTTCCAAATAGAAAAGAAACAAAGTCATTTCCCCTCTTCAGGCCAAAACAACAACAACATTAATACTTTAGTGTAAAAAAGTTATAATGTTATGATTTTCAATAGAATTTCCAGATTTTGGTCAAATCTCGCCAAGATAGATTAAAAAGCATGCATTTTTGCCCTGTCTGAATTTGGCAGCCAATGTCTAACTGAATGCGCACCGTTTGATCATCGGATCATCTTCAAAGCAAAGAAGTGCGTTGCACATTTGGGAGGACATCATGAGCACCAAGGCCGTTATAGCGGTGGATCTGGGCGCGTCATCGGGACGCGTACTCAAAGTTACGCTGTCCGACGGCACGCTCTCTTTGCAAGAGATCAATCGCTTTCCCCATGGCCCCAAACCGATTGATGGTCGCCTTTGCTGGGATCTCGATTATCTCTGGGGTGGCATCCGGCAAGGCATCGGCAAGGCCTTGGCCAGCGATCCAACCATCGCCTCCATCGGCGTTGATAGCTGGGCGGTTGATTTCGTGCCCGTGGATGGGGACGGAGCGGCCTTGTTGCCCTTTGTCAGCTATCGCGATGCCCGAACCGAAGGCATCATGCCCGATTTCTATCGCAGAAGCGGGATCAGCGCCCATGAGCTGTTCGAGAAGACCGGCATCCAGTCGCTGGAACTCAACAGCCTCTATCAGCTTTACGCCCTCAAGGATCATCCGCTGGAAAGCTACAGCCGGCTTGACCGCTTCATGCTGCTGCCCGACTGGATCCATTTCCAGCTGACCGGCATCTGGTCGAGCGAATATACCAATGCCACCACCACCCAGATGCTCAGCGTGCATGACAAGAGCTGGGACCCCGATCTCCTCCAACAGGTCGCCATGCCCACCAAGGTGATGCCACGCATTCGCAATGCTGGCGATATCCTCGGCCCGCTCAAACCGGACTGGTGCTCTGAATGGGGCCTTGGCGATGGCGCCGACCAGGCCCCGAAAGTCGTTCTGTGCGGCACCCATGACACAGCCTCCGCCGTTGCCGCCCTGCCCTCCCTGACGCCAGAGCCCTATTTCATATCCATGGGTACATGGGCGCTCGTCGGTCGCGAAGCACCGGTACCGGATCTCTCCGACTATGCCTTCCGCCATGGCCTCTCCAATGAGGGCGGCGTGTTTGACACCTATCGCCAGCTGCGCAATGTGTCCGGCCTTTGGCTGATCCAGCGGGTGCGCGAAGAACTGGCCCCTGACAGCGATTTTGCCGACTGGGTCGCCGACGCCGAACAAGCCGAACCGGGGCGATCCCTCATCGATCCGATGGCCGATCGCTATTTCCGCGCCGCCTCCATGGTCGAGACCATAAAGACAGCCTGCCGGGAGACAGGCCAACCCGTACCGCAAAGCCGGGGCGAGCTGGCCCGCTGCATTTTCGAAAGCCTGGCGCTCAATTTCGCTGATGTGCTCATGGACTTCTCCAAGGGGCAACCGATCTCCGAGCTGCATATCGTTGGCGGAGGCGCCCGCAATGGCTTGCTTTGCCAGCTGACCGCCGATTTCCTGGGCAGCCCGGTGATATCCGGGCCGTTTGAGGCATCCGCCCTGGGCAACGCCGTGGTGCAGATGATTGGCCTTGGCTGGATTGCGGATCTTGATGAAGGACGGCGGATCATTCGCAACAGCGAGACCCTGCCCCAATATCAGCCGCATACCTCCCGGCAGCAGGCATGCATTCGCCAGCGTTATCACATGCTCTTTCACAAAGAAAAGGAACTGGCCATATGACCCGCCTTAACTATGATGCCGCCCGCGACGCTTTTGCGGAATGGGGCGTTGATGCCGATGCTGCCATCAAACAGCTGGCCGATATTCCCATCTCCATGCATTGCTGGCAGGGCGATGATGTTGTCGGCTTTGAACAAAGCGAAGGCGGCAGCGCCGGTGGCATCCAGATCACCGGCAACTATCCCGGACGCGCCCGTACCGCAGCCGAGCTGCGCGCCGATCTCGAATTTGCCTATGGCAAGATCCCCGGCAAGCATCGCCTCAATCTGCATGCAAGCTATCTCGATACGGACGAGACGCCGGCCCGGGACGAACTGGACTATCACCATTTTGCCAGCTGGGTCGACTGGGCAAAGGACAACGGCCTCGGGCTCGACTTCAACCCGACCTTCTTCGGCCACCCCAAGGTGGATGAGAATCTGACCCTTTCGCATCCGGACAAGGATATCCGCAATTTCTGGATTCGCCATGGCCAATGCTGCCGTGCCATTGCTGCCAAATTCGGCGAGGAACTGGGCAGCCCTTGCGTCAACAATATCTGGGTGCCCGATGGCTACAAGGATACGCCGATTGACCGGCTGGCCGCCCGCGACCGGCTGGAAAGCGCCATCGACGAGATGATCGCACAGCCCTATGATGCCGCCCATATGCTCGATGCCGTGGAATCCAAACTGTTCGGCATCGGGGTGGAAGCCTGCACCGTGGGCAGCCATGAATTCTATCTGGGCTATGCCATCCGCAAGGGCACCCTCCTGTGCCTTGATATGGGCCATTTCCACCCGACCGAGAATGTGGCCGACAAGCTGTCCTCCGTCTCCCAGTCGGTCAAGGAAATCCTGCTGCATGTCAGCCGCCCGATGCGCTGGGATAGCGACCATGTGATCCTGCTCAACGATGACATTCTGGCCATGGCGCAGGAACTGGTCTTCGGCAACCTTCTGCCACGCACCCATATCGGGCTGGATTTCTTCGATGCGACCATCGCCCGCACATCCTCCTGGGTCATCGGCACGCGCAACATGCAGAAAGCCCTGCTGCGTGCCCTCCTCATGCCACAGGCCGAGCTGAAGTCGATCGAGGAAAAACTCGACTTCACCCAACGCTTCCTGATGACCGAAGAACTCAAGGATCTGCCTTATGGCGTGATCTGGAATGAGTTCTGCGCGCGCAACAATGTTCCAACTGGCAAGGCGCTCATCGCCGACCTCAACAGCTATCAGGCCAGTGTGGCCCCCCGCGGATAAGGATTAAAAGCATGACAGTATTTTCGCACCCGATCCCCTTTGTGCAACAGGTCGCCTCTCTGGCGCGCCTTTGCTGGGAAATGGGATGGAACGAAGCCAACGGTGGCAATATTTCCTGGCGGCTGCCAACCGATGAAGTGGAAAGCGTGCTCGCCCGCCGCTACCCGAACGTGACACCCGCTGCCCCCGTCAAGCTGCCCCAGCCGCAGCCGACCCTTGACGGGGACTATTTCATCGTCACAGGCACGGGGCAATATTTCCGCCACGCCATTGAGTTTCCCGATCAGGTCTTCGGCATTGTCCGGATCGTCGAGGGCGGCTCTGCCTATCAGACCGTCTGGGGCTTTAGCAATGGCGGACGGCCGACCTCGGAATTTGCCACCCATCTGGCAGGCCATGCGGTGCGCAAGCGTGTCTCTGAAGGGCGCGAGCGGATCATCATGCATTGCCATGCCCCAGAATTCATTGCCCTCAGCTACATCCTGCCCCTTGATAGCAAGGAACTGACGATGGCGCTCTGGACCAAGATGCCCGAATGCATCGTGATCTTCCCTGATGGTGTGCGCATCGTTCCCCCCATGCTACCCGGCACCACCCAGATCGCCGATGCCTCCATCAAGGAAATGGAAAAGGGGCGCATCATTTCCTGGTCGCACCACGGCATTTTCGCCTCCGAAGCCACCCCGGATTCCGTCTTCGGGCTGATCGAAACCATCGAGAAGGCCGCAAGCATCCACCGCAAGGTGCTGTCCGCCGGGGGTGAAAAACAAACCATCTCGAAAGAACTGCTCGGCCAACTCACCGACTATTTCGAAAGACTGCTCGTCCAGAAACCCGACTTCCTGGACGATTAAAAGGCAACGAAAGAGGCCCTCTCGGGAGGAAAACCAAGGGCCTCTTTCATGCATTGGAAGATCCATAGTAGATAGGGAGAGAGACTATGAAACTGAAACACCTGCTATCAATGGCCGCGATTGCCGGCCTTATGGCAACATCTGCGGCTATGGCTGCTGATGTCCGCATCGCCATGGTGCCCAAAAGCCTCGGCAATGCCTTCTTTGAAGCAGCACGAGACGGGGGCAACGAAGCCGCCAAGGAAATTGGCGGGGTTGAACTCATCTTCAACGCTCCGGCAGTTGTTACCGCTGAAGGCCAGATCGAGGTGATCAACGCCCTGATCGCACAACGCGTCGATGCCATTGCGATTTCCTCAAACGACCCCGACGCTCTTGTTCCGGTTGCCAAAAAGGCGATGAAACGCGGCATCAAGGTCTTGTCCTTCGACTCCGCAATCGCACCGGAAGGCCGCATGCTGCATATGCATCCGGCAACCGCGGCTGGAGCAGCCAAGGCACAGCTGGAAATGGCAGTTGACGCCATCGGTCCGGAAGGGGAAATCGCCATCCTGTCCGAAACCCCACAATCCACCAACCAGAATGAGTGGATTGAAGAAATGAAGAAGCTGCTCCCATCTGACGAATTCTCAAAGTTGAAGCTCGTGGATGTCGCCTATGGCATGGGACAATCGGACAAGTCCTATCGCGAAACCATCGCCCTGCTGCGTCGCTATCCAGACCTCAAAGCCATTATCGCTCCGTCAACGGTCGCGATTTCTGCCGCTGCCAAGGCGGTTGAAGATCAGGATATGGTCGGCAAGGTTTATGTAACCGGTCTGGGTCTGCCTTCTGAACTGGCTGGCTATGTGCATACCGGCTCCATCAAGTCCTTTGCCATCTGGAACCCGATTGATCTGGGTTACTCAGCCACCTACCTCGCCTATGACCTGATCCAGAAGGGTGAAGTGAAAGCAGGTGACGAGCTGGATGCGGGCCGAATGGGCACCTTCAAGCTCGATGACAAGCTGGAAACCTCGCTGCCTCAGCCATTTGTTTATGACGCAAGCAACGTCGACAAATACTCCAAAATTTTCTGAGTGAATTGCTTGATGTGTAGAGCCACTATCGGGCAGGTCGGACATTCCGACCTGCCTCCCAACGGAGGAAATTATGGCTGATCATGCGAACACCACTCCCCTTGTCGAGTTCAAGGGGATCACCAAGACATTTGGTGGCATTCATGCTCTCAAGAACGCCGAATGCCGGATCTATCCCGGAGAAGTCGTTGCGCTGATTGGCGAAAATGGAGCTGGGAAGTCAACGCTCGTGAAGTCCATGACGGGGCTTTATCACCCTGACAGTGGATCAATCAAAATCAAGGGAATTCCGGTCAGGCTGGCAACGGCCAAGGCTGCCGCTGTGATGGGAATTACTGCCATCCATCAGGAAACGACACTGTTTGAAGAACTGTCCGTTGTCGAGAATATCTTCATGGGGCATCCGTGCCTGAAAAACGGTGGCTTGTTGGACTGGAAGCAGATGCATGAAAAAGCAACTGCATTGCTCAAGGAAGTGGATCTCGATATTGATCCGGCCATCCTGCTCAAACAACTCAGCCTCGGCCAGCAGCATATGGTGGCCATTGCCAGAGCGCTCGCAGAAGAAGCTGATGTCGTCATCATGGATGAACCAACATCCTCGCTTTCTTCCAACGAGATCGAAAAGCTCTATGTGATTATCGAGCGCTTGCGGCAGCTTGGAAAAGGCATTCTGTTCATCTCGCACAAGTTCGACGAGATCTTTCACATCGCTGATCGCTATGTTGTTTTTCGCGACGGCTCCTTTGTGGGAGAAGGCAATATTGCTGATGTGCGGGAGGACGATCTTGTCAAGATGATGGTCGGCCGCGAGGTTGCGACAGTCTTTCCCAAACGCACAGTCGAAGTGGGAGAGCCGTTGCTTGAGGTCAAGAATCTGGGCAACAATATCGAGTTCAAGAACATCTCTTTCTCGCTACACAAGCGCGAAATTCTGGGCTTTTACGGGCTGGTTGGCGCGGGGCGTTCCGAGATCATGCGCTCCATCATGGCGCTGAGCCCTTATGCCTTTACCGGCGAAATCACTCTTGATGGCAAGGCAATCCATTGGACGGACTGCTCGCAAGCCATTGATGCCGGGGTTGTCTATGTGCCGGAAGACCGGCGCAATCAGGGGGCGATCCTGCCTCTCTCAATCCGGGATAACATCGCCCTGCCCTCACTCAAAAAGCTTTCAAATGGCATCTGGCCCAATCGAGACGCAGAAAAGAAGCTCGCTCAGGACTATGGTCAGATCTTTGCCATCCGTGCTGCCAACATTGAACAGCCAGTGGAAGACCTGTCGGGCGGCAATCAGCAAAAGGTCGTGCTTTCTCGCTGGCTGGCAACCAACCCCAATGTCGTGATTGTGGACGAACCCACGCGCGGTATCGACGTCGGTGCCAAGTCTTCGGTGCACGATGCGTTGGGAAGTATGGTGGAGAAGGATCTTTCCGTGCTGCTGGTCTCATCCGAATTGCCCGAGTTGATGGGTATGGCTGACCGCATCATCGTCATGCGGCTGGGCGAAATCGTTGCTGAATTCGACCGCCAGGATTTCGATGCAGAAATGATCGCCGCCTACGCAACCGGAGCAAAAAAGCCTCAAACACAGTCTCATGACAGGGAGGTTGCATAATGGTCAAGGCACTAAAGAGCCGTGAGGCGCTGCTGGCCGCCAGCTGGATAGCGCTGATCGTCATCGCGGGCATTGTAACGCCCAACTTCGTCACCGTTCAGGCCTTGCGCGATCTGCTGACGGACCTTTCCATCTTGATGGTGCTCGCACTCGCACAGATGATTGTCATCCTGATCCGGGGCATCGATTTGTCAGTTGCGGCCAACCTCGCCTTCACGGGCATGATGGTCGCCCTCATCGCGGTCGCCAATCCGGGATTGCCGACCATTGTCTGGCCGGTGCTCTGCATTATCATCGGCACATTCATCGGCATGTTCAACGGCGTGCTCGTGGCTGAACTCAAGATCCCCCCGATTGTCGTGACGCTCGGAACCATGAGTGTCTGGCGCGGCATGATCTTTGTCGTCTCCGGCGGAGCGTGGGTTGTGCAGCATCAGTTCCCGGAAGGATATCTATCGGTCCCCCGTACCCCCATTCTCGGTTTGACCCTGTTTTTCTGGATCGGTCTGATCGTCACATTCGGCATGTGGCTCATGACCACCCAGACCCGGTTTGGCCGCGAGCTGTATGGCATGGGTGGCAACCCTCGAGCTGCAGAATATGCAGGCGTTCGTGTCAAGCATCACGAATTCTGGGTTTATACCATCACGGGTGCTCTGTCGGGTCTGTGCGGATGGCTATGGACCTCCCGCTATGCAATGGCCAATACCGACGTTGCCCTTGGCTTCGAGCTGCAAACAGTCGCAGCCTGCGTCATCGGTGGGGTTGCCATTTCCGGCGGTGCTGGAACGATTATCGGGGCTGTCTTTGGCGCGCTGTTCCTTGGAACGCTCTACAATATTCTGCCCGTTATCGGCGTGAGCCAGTTCTGGCAACAGGCATTGTCCGGGGCAATCATCCTGATTGCAGTCTATTTCAACATGATCAGCCGAAGACCTCCGGTCAGGCGGATTCTTCCGCAGGCTGCAAGTCAGGGAGTACAGGAATGACCATGACAGTTTCCTCAAACAACCGCCCCTCACTCGATGCCCCCTCAACGATATCGGCAGGCTCTTTGCTGAAATCGAGGGAGATCGTGCTCATCGGCCTGTTGATTCTGGTTTTCGTTGGCGGCGACCTATCAAGTCCTTGGTTCCTCGACATCTACAACCTGCTCGATTCAACGGCCATTTTTTCTGAAATCGCAATGATGGCCCTGTCGACAGCCCTTGTCATTATCTGTCGGGACATTGATATTTCGATGGCTTCGGTGATGGCCCTTTCATCCTTGATGATGGGGCTGGCGAGCCAGAGCCTCGGGCTGGGAGCCCTGCCCCTGTGTCTGGTTGGCTTACTGACAGGGGCTGCCTGTGGCTTCTTCAACGGCTTTCTGGTAACCCGCCTGAAAATGCCGGCAATCGTGGTCACAATCGGCACCATGTCGCTGTTTCGTGGCGTTGCAGCCGGTGTGCTTGGCAATGAGAAGATTGCCCATTATCCGGATGCATTCACGGCGATTGGCCAGTCCTACTTCATGGATATGGTGCCCTATTCCTTCATCACCTTCGTTCTGCTCTCTGTCGTCTTCATCATTGTCATTCACTACACGACGATTGGCCGTTCGATATTTGCCCTGGGCAACAATCCAGAAGGGGCGCTATTCTCGGGCATTCGCACCGACCGCCTGCGCTTCATCCTGTTCACGCTCAACGGTCTGATGGCAGGCCTGGCTGCGGTTTTCCTGACGTCCCGATTGGGCAGCACGAGACCCGATATCGCCAACGGCCTCGAGATGGAAGTGATCACCATTGTTGTTCTGGGTGGAGTTTCGCTTAATGGCGGCAAAGGCACCATATCCGGTGTCTTCATCGCCGCTCTTGTCATCGGCTTCCTGCGGTTGGCCATCACGCTCAACAATGTGCCGGGCAACATCCTGATCGTGTTCACGGGTACCCTGCTGGTCGTGTCCGTGGCTCTGCCGATCATTGGGCAGAAATATCTGCCACGCCTTAGCAAGAAGAAAAGCGAATGACGCCTTGTGATGGCGCGGCTCCTTCGACCAATCGATGGTCGTAGACTGCGCCATCACCCGCAAGCACAAAGAAAACCGGAAAGCTGATCTTGGAACAGCTTTCCAATAGGGGGAGATCAAGGCCTTGGAACGTTATGCCTTCAAGATGCAATTAAAGCCGGGTGTCGAGGATGAATACAAGAAACGCCACGATGAAATCTGGCCCGAGATGATTTCGGTTCTCAAGGAAGCGGGCGTTTCGGACTACTCGATTTTTCTGGATGAAGAAACAGGGCAGCTCTTCGCTTTTCTCCGCCGCGATGAAAAGCATCTGATGGATGCACTGCCGGACAAGGCAATCGTCAGAAAATGGTGGGACTGGAATGCGCCTCTCATGGAGGTTCTGCCTGACAATGAACCGGTGAGCATACCGTTAAAAGAGATGTTCCATCTTGAATAACCCCCATCCCCCAATCTCTTTGAATCTATGTGACTGCATTTCGCCGATCTAACAGACTTCAAAAAGCCTCCAGACCTCCGACATGCTCGCCGCAATAGACGATAGAAAAGGTTCAAGTAACCAAGACACACAAGTCATTCAACACGGGAGGACGAGTTGATATGCATCGCATGATTTTAAATGAAACATCCTATTTCGGAGCTGGCTGCCGATCAGAACTGGTTGGCGAAGTGAAAAGCCGCGGCTTTTCCAAAGCCCTGATCGTTACAGACAGCGTTCTGAGCAAGGCAGGTGTCGTCAGCAAAGTTACCGACATGCTCGATCAGGCCGGACTGGCCTATGAGATATTCGACAAGGTGATGCCCAATCCAACCATCGATGTGGTCAAGGATGGCATTGCGGCTTTCAAGGCCTGTGGCGCCGACTATCTCATCGCCATTGGCGGCGGTTCTCCGCAAGATACCAGCAAGGCCATTGGCATTGTCAGCAATAACCCTGAATTCGAAGACATTCGCAGCCTTGAAGGCGTGGCCCCGACCAAAAAACCCTGCGTTCCGATCATTGCACTGGCCACCACGGCAGGAACCGCAGCTGAAGTGACTATCAATTATGTCATCACGGATGTTGAGAACCGCCGCAAATTCGTCTGCGTTGATCCCCATGACATTCCGATTGTCGCAATCATCGATAGCGAGCTGATGGAAAGCATGCCGGTCTCGCTGAAAGCGGCGACAGGTATGGATGCGCTTACCCATGCGATCGAAGGATATATCACGCTCGGCGCCTGGGAATTGACAGATGCCTTGCACCTTAAAGCCATTGAAATCATAGCCAAATCCTTACGGGCCTCCTGTGCTGGCGAGCCCGAAGGCGTGGAAGGCATGGCACTTGGGCAATATGTTGCAGGCATGGGCTTCTCGAATGTCGGTCTGGGGCTTGTTCATGGCATGGCCCACCCGCTGGGCGCTTTTTATGACACGCCCCATGGCGTAGCAAACGCCATTCTGCTGCCAACCCTGATGGCCTACAATGCAGATTATACAGGCGAAAAATATCGCGCCATCGCAACAGCCATGGGGGTAAGTGACGTAGAGAGCATGCCACTTGAGGATGCACGAAAAGCGGCTATCGACGCCGTCCAACAGCTATCCATCGATGTAAAAATCCCCACCAAGCTTACCGATGTGGGTGCCAAGGCAGAAGACATCGATGCGCTCGCAGATGCGGCCATGGCTGATGTGTGCACGGGAGGTAATCCGCGCGAAGCCAAGCTCGAAGAAGTCAAGGAACTCTATCGCTCCTTGATGTAGAGCCTTCAAAAAAGGAAAGAGGATGCTGGTTCGGACTGATGTCCAGAAAAGCATGAATGGTGGGGTCTGACCAGCACACCTCTTGATAGGACACCCGAACTGGTGAACAGCTGAGCATCTATTCAAACTCAACAAAGTCGAGATTATTGTTCAGAGCTTCCAAAGTCTTGCTGTTGATCTGCCGTGCGAGCAGAGCCAGAACGACAGCACGATTGCGACGATTGAAAACAGCCCCACCTTTGGTGCTCGGCACATCGCTTATGCCCATTTTGGCGTAGATGCTTTGTAGCCGACTTTGCACCGTGCGCAGCGAAATGCAACGCC from uncultured Cohaesibacter sp. carries:
- the rhaM gene encoding L-rhamnose mutarotase, translated to MERYAFKMQLKPGVEDEYKKRHDEIWPEMISVLKEAGVSDYSIFLDEETGQLFAFLRRDEKHLMDALPDKAIVRKWWDWNAPLMEVLPDNEPVSIPLKEMFHLE
- a CDS encoding L-rhamnose isomerase, producing the protein MTRLNYDAARDAFAEWGVDADAAIKQLADIPISMHCWQGDDVVGFEQSEGGSAGGIQITGNYPGRARTAAELRADLEFAYGKIPGKHRLNLHASYLDTDETPARDELDYHHFASWVDWAKDNGLGLDFNPTFFGHPKVDENLTLSHPDKDIRNFWIRHGQCCRAIAAKFGEELGSPCVNNIWVPDGYKDTPIDRLAARDRLESAIDEMIAQPYDAAHMLDAVESKLFGIGVEACTVGSHEFYLGYAIRKGTLLCLDMGHFHPTENVADKLSSVSQSVKEILLHVSRPMRWDSDHVILLNDDILAMAQELVFGNLLPRTHIGLDFFDATIARTSSWVIGTRNMQKALLRALLMPQAELKSIEEKLDFTQRFLMTEELKDLPYGVIWNEFCARNNVPTGKALIADLNSYQASVAPRG
- a CDS encoding rhamnulokinase family protein yields the protein MSTKAVIAVDLGASSGRVLKVTLSDGTLSLQEINRFPHGPKPIDGRLCWDLDYLWGGIRQGIGKALASDPTIASIGVDSWAVDFVPVDGDGAALLPFVSYRDARTEGIMPDFYRRSGISAHELFEKTGIQSLELNSLYQLYALKDHPLESYSRLDRFMLLPDWIHFQLTGIWSSEYTNATTTQMLSVHDKSWDPDLLQQVAMPTKVMPRIRNAGDILGPLKPDWCSEWGLGDGADQAPKVVLCGTHDTASAVAALPSLTPEPYFISMGTWALVGREAPVPDLSDYAFRHGLSNEGGVFDTYRQLRNVSGLWLIQRVREELAPDSDFADWVADAEQAEPGRSLIDPMADRYFRAASMVETIKTACRETGQPVPQSRGELARCIFESLALNFADVLMDFSKGQPISELHIVGGGARNGLLCQLTADFLGSPVISGPFEASALGNAVVQMIGLGWIADLDEGRRIIRNSETLPQYQPHTSRQQACIRQRYHMLFHKEKELAI
- a CDS encoding ABC transporter permease, with amino-acid sequence MTMTVSSNNRPSLDAPSTISAGSLLKSREIVLIGLLILVFVGGDLSSPWFLDIYNLLDSTAIFSEIAMMALSTALVIICRDIDISMASVMALSSLMMGLASQSLGLGALPLCLVGLLTGAACGFFNGFLVTRLKMPAIVVTIGTMSLFRGVAAGVLGNEKIAHYPDAFTAIGQSYFMDMVPYSFITFVLLSVVFIIVIHYTTIGRSIFALGNNPEGALFSGIRTDRLRFILFTLNGLMAGLAAVFLTSRLGSTRPDIANGLEMEVITIVVLGGVSLNGGKGTISGVFIAALVIGFLRLAITLNNVPGNILIVFTGTLLVVSVALPIIGQKYLPRLSKKKSE
- the rhaS gene encoding rhamnose ABC transporter substrate-binding protein translates to MKLKHLLSMAAIAGLMATSAAMAADVRIAMVPKSLGNAFFEAARDGGNEAAKEIGGVELIFNAPAVVTAEGQIEVINALIAQRVDAIAISSNDPDALVPVAKKAMKRGIKVLSFDSAIAPEGRMLHMHPATAAGAAKAQLEMAVDAIGPEGEIAILSETPQSTNQNEWIEEMKKLLPSDEFSKLKLVDVAYGMGQSDKSYRETIALLRRYPDLKAIIAPSTVAISAAAKAVEDQDMVGKVYVTGLGLPSELAGYVHTGSIKSFAIWNPIDLGYSATYLAYDLIQKGEVKAGDELDAGRMGTFKLDDKLETSLPQPFVYDASNVDKYSKIF
- the fucO gene encoding lactaldehyde reductase — its product is MHRMILNETSYFGAGCRSELVGEVKSRGFSKALIVTDSVLSKAGVVSKVTDMLDQAGLAYEIFDKVMPNPTIDVVKDGIAAFKACGADYLIAIGGGSPQDTSKAIGIVSNNPEFEDIRSLEGVAPTKKPCVPIIALATTAGTAAEVTINYVITDVENRRKFVCVDPHDIPIVAIIDSELMESMPVSLKAATGMDALTHAIEGYITLGAWELTDALHLKAIEIIAKSLRASCAGEPEGVEGMALGQYVAGMGFSNVGLGLVHGMAHPLGAFYDTPHGVANAILLPTLMAYNADYTGEKYRAIATAMGVSDVESMPLEDARKAAIDAVQQLSIDVKIPTKLTDVGAKAEDIDALADAAMADVCTGGNPREAKLEEVKELYRSLM
- a CDS encoding ABC transporter permease is translated as MVKALKSREALLAASWIALIVIAGIVTPNFVTVQALRDLLTDLSILMVLALAQMIVILIRGIDLSVAANLAFTGMMVALIAVANPGLPTIVWPVLCIIIGTFIGMFNGVLVAELKIPPIVVTLGTMSVWRGMIFVVSGGAWVVQHQFPEGYLSVPRTPILGLTLFFWIGLIVTFGMWLMTTQTRFGRELYGMGGNPRAAEYAGVRVKHHEFWVYTITGALSGLCGWLWTSRYAMANTDVALGFELQTVAACVIGGVAISGGAGTIIGAVFGALFLGTLYNILPVIGVSQFWQQALSGAIILIAVYFNMISRRPPVRRILPQAASQGVQE
- the rhaD gene encoding rhamnulose-1-phosphate aldolase — its product is MTVFSHPIPFVQQVASLARLCWEMGWNEANGGNISWRLPTDEVESVLARRYPNVTPAAPVKLPQPQPTLDGDYFIVTGTGQYFRHAIEFPDQVFGIVRIVEGGSAYQTVWGFSNGGRPTSEFATHLAGHAVRKRVSEGRERIIMHCHAPEFIALSYILPLDSKELTMALWTKMPECIVIFPDGVRIVPPMLPGTTQIADASIKEMEKGRIISWSHHGIFASEATPDSVFGLIETIEKAASIHRKVLSAGGEKQTISKELLGQLTDYFERLLVQKPDFLDD
- a CDS encoding sugar ABC transporter ATP-binding protein, producing the protein MADHANTTPLVEFKGITKTFGGIHALKNAECRIYPGEVVALIGENGAGKSTLVKSMTGLYHPDSGSIKIKGIPVRLATAKAAAVMGITAIHQETTLFEELSVVENIFMGHPCLKNGGLLDWKQMHEKATALLKEVDLDIDPAILLKQLSLGQQHMVAIARALAEEADVVIMDEPTSSLSSNEIEKLYVIIERLRQLGKGILFISHKFDEIFHIADRYVVFRDGSFVGEGNIADVREDDLVKMMVGREVATVFPKRTVEVGEPLLEVKNLGNNIEFKNISFSLHKREILGFYGLVGAGRSEIMRSIMALSPYAFTGEITLDGKAIHWTDCSQAIDAGVVYVPEDRRNQGAILPLSIRDNIALPSLKKLSNGIWPNRDAEKKLAQDYGQIFAIRAANIEQPVEDLSGGNQQKVVLSRWLATNPNVVIVDEPTRGIDVGAKSSVHDALGSMVEKDLSVLLVSSELPELMGMADRIIVMRLGEIVAEFDRQDFDAEMIAAYATGAKKPQTQSHDREVA